One segment of Desmodus rotundus isolate HL8 chromosome 6, HLdesRot8A.1, whole genome shotgun sequence DNA contains the following:
- the GCC1 gene encoding GRIP and coiled-coil domain-containing protein 1: MEKFGMNFGGGPSKKDLLETIETQKKQLNQYQARLKDVVRAYKSLLKEKEALEASIKVLSVSHEADVGLAGVQPPGLTCPDSVDDRYSTHSEDSTGTATSVDTTASLTSTKSEVGAEDDRLARGPPPLKFEEASGSESGVSSSSGDGPSAGGEVDKRLHQLKTQLATLTSSLATVTQEKSRMEASYLADKKKMKQDLEDASKKAEEERDRLEGELKELQEQVAETKARLITQQHDRAQEQSDHALMLRELQKLLQEERTQRQNLELQLEETREALAGQAYAAGQMEGFELQTKQLTQEVEELKGELQALRGERNRPDPRLQELQEEAACLKSHFQAQLQQEMRKTALIEDQLRQQSQLEEQRVAALENQISEVSELLGTYEKAKQKDQLAIQKLKERILQLDLENKTLALAVSSRSPLESHAEESNLDVNVLKDKMEKLKRLLQVAARKSQVTLDVEKVCDLEIMPSSEAADGEKATALYYQQELKQLKEEFERYKMRAQVVLKSKNTKDGNLAKELEEAQEQLAELKEKYISLRLSCDELERQHQQEAEDWKQELARLQHHHRQELERSQLDFRDRTLKLEEELHKQRDRALAVLAEKDLELEQLRSLALSSMLPGRRSPVGGGGPGDPVDTASPDNLTQALELAAANEPTFFLYAEQLARKEVEITLLRKQKHRLEVEVHQLQERLLEEEERHREEVGVLQSHIEKNIRDQSREGANLEYLKNIIYRFLTLPDSLGRQQTLTAILTILHFSPEEKQVIMQLPPGGSWWHSGKR, from the exons ATGGAGAAGTTTGGGATGAATTTCGGGGGCGGGCCGAGCAAGAAGGACCTGCTGGAGACCATTGAGACCCAGAAGAAGCAGCTAAACCAGTACCAGGCACGTCTCAAGGATGTGGTCCGCGCCTATAAAAGCCTACTGAAGGAGAAAGAGGCTCTAGAGGCCAGCATCAAGGTGCTGTCGGTATCCCACGAGGCAGATGTGGGCCTCGCAGGTGTCCAGCCTCCAGGCCTCACCTGTCCTGACTCCGTGGATGACCGATACTCCACTCACAGCGAGGATAGCACTGGGACCGCCACCAGCGTGGATACCACGGCCAGTCTCACCAGCACCAAGAGTGAGGTTGGGGCAGAAGATGACCGACTGGCCCGTGGACCACCGCCTCTCAAGTTCGAAGAGGCCAGTGGTTCGGAGAGTGGTGTCAGCAGTAGCAGTGGGGATGGACCATCTGCAGGCGGGGAGGTGGACAAAAGACTGCACCAGCTGAAGACCCAGTTGGCTACTTTGACTAGCTCTTTGGCTACAGTTACCCAGGAGAAGTCCCGCATGGAAGCTTCTTACCTGGCTGACAAGAAGAAGATGAAACAGGACTTAGAAGATGCCAGTaaaaaggcagaggaggagagggaccGTCTGGAGGGAGAATTGAAGGAGCTTCAGGAGCAGGTAGCGGAAACCAAAGCCCGACTTATCACACAGCAGCACGATCGGGCGCAAGAGCAGAGTGACCATGCCTTGATGCTGCGTGAACTCCAGAAACTGCTGCAGGAGGAGAGAACCCAGCGCCAAAACTTGGAGCTTCAGTTAGAAGAGACTCGAGAAGCCCTGGCCGGGCAGGCGTATGCCGCTGGTCAGATGGAAGGGTTTGAACTGCAGACTAAACAGCTGACCCAGGAGGTGGAGGAGCTCAAAGGTGAGCTGCAGGCTCTTCGAGGTGAGAGGAATCGGCCAGACCCCCGGCTGCAGGAGCTTCAGGAAGAGGCTGCCTGCCTTAAGAGCCATTTCCAGGCTCAGTTACAGCAGGAGATGAGGAAG ACAGCCCTTATAGAGGATCAACTACGCCAGCAATCTCAGCTGGAAGAGCAGAGGGTGGCAGCCCTGGAGAACCAAATCTCCGAGGTGTCAGAACTACTGGGCACCTATGAGAAAGCCAAGCAAAAGGACCAGCTGGCCATCCAGAAGCTGAAGGAGCGCATTCTGCAGCTGGACCTGGAGAACAAGACACTGGCTCTTGCAGTCTCCAGCCGGTCCCCTCTAGAGAGCCATGCAGAAGAGTCCAATCTAGATGTCAATGTCCTGAAAGATAAGATGGAAAAGCTGAAGAGGCTACTGCAGGTGGCAGCCAGGAAAAGCCAGGTGACCTTGGATGTAGAGAAGGTCTGTGACCTGGAGATAATGCCCAGCTCCGAGGCTGCTGATGGGGAGAAGGCGACTGCACTTTACTACCAGCAGGAGTTGAAGCAGCTGAAGGAAGAATTTGAGAGGTACAAGATGAGGGCCCAGGTTGTCCTCAAGAGCAAAAACACCAAAGACGGTAACCTGGCCAAGGAGCTGGAGGAAGCCCAGGAACAGCTTGCAGAGCTGAAGGAGAAGTATATCTCCCTGCGGCTGTCCTGTGACGAGCTCGAGCGCCAGCACCAGCAGGAGGCTGAGGACTGGAAGCAGGAGCTGGCCCGGCTGCAGCATCACCACCGGCAGGAGCTGGAGCGGAGCCAGCTGGACTTCAGGGACCGCACACTGAAACTAGAGGAGGAGTTGCACAAGCAGCGGGACCGTGCCCTGGCTGTGCTGGCCGAGAAGGACTTGGAGCTGGAGCAGCTGCGGTCTTTGGCCTTGTCTTCTATGCTGCCTGGACGCAGGAGCCCTGTCGGTGGTGGGGGTCCTGGGGACCCGGTTGACACAGCTTCCCCAGATAATCTGACCCAAGCACTTGAACTTGCTGCAGCCAATGAGCCCACTTTCTTCCTGTATGCTGAGCAGTTGGCCCGCAAGGAGGTGGAGATCACATTGCTGAGGAAGCAGAAACACAGGCTGGAGGTGGAGGTGCATCAGCTGCAGGAGCGGCTGCTAGAGGAGGAGGAGCGGCATCGAGAGGAGGTTGGAGTCCTGCAGAGCCACATTGAGAAGAACATCAGGGACCAGAGTAGGGAGGGAGCCAACCTGGAGTACCTCAAAAATATCATCTACCGCTTCCTGACCTTGCCTGACAGCCTGGGCCGCCAGCAGACGCTCACAGCCATTCTGACTATCTTGCATTTCAGTCCAGAGGAGAAACAAGTAATAATGCAGCTCCCACCTGGTGGTAGCTGGTGGCATTCTGGCAAGAGATGA